The Eleutherodactylus coqui strain aEleCoq1 chromosome 10, aEleCoq1.hap1, whole genome shotgun sequence genome contains the following window.
AAACCCTTTTGCCATCTTTataataatgcgttactttgatagatcggacatttacggacgcagcgatccCAGAGAGGGATTCTTGTTTTATgtagatagaatcatagaataataAGCCACAATCCAGATTcgttatcgctgcgtccgtaaaagtccgatctaagtaacgcattatttactctGCGCAGTGAACGCTgttcgaagaaaaaaaaaaaggaacgccCCAAATGTGCTTCTTTGGTCACcccaataaaaagttatcaaaaagccCTATGTATTCGAAAATGGTGCCAACGCAAACCGCAGGACGTCCCGCACAAAAGGAGCCGCGCACAACGCTGTCTATGGGGAAAAAAGTACcgcaaaaaaaacataaacttGGTACCACTGCATTTGtacagacagaaaaaaaagttatcaggtcatttttgtcgcAGAGTgtagccatagaaacaagacgcgcccaaagatggcagaatttatatttttttcatttcaccccacttataatttttttcagtaccagtgaaaaatacaactcgtcccacaaaaaacaatccgCGGACCGCGCCGAGTAAGCGGGTCCAAGCCGCGGACCGCGCCGAGTAAGCGGCTCCAAGCCGCGGACCGCGCCGAGTAAGCGGCTCCAAGCCGCGGACCGCGCCGAGTAAGCGGCTCCAAGCCGCGGACCGCGCCGAGTAAGCGGCTCCAAGCCGCGGACCGCGCCGAGTAAGCGGCTCCAAGCCGCGCACCGCGCCGAGTAAGCGACTCCAAGCCGCGCACCGCGCCGAGTAAGCGACTCCAAGCCGCGCACCGCGCCGAGTAAGCGGCTCCAAGCCGCGCACCGCGCCGAGTAAGCGGCTCCAAGCCGCGCACCGCGCCGAGTAAGCGGCTCCAAGCCGCGCACCGCGCCGAGTAAGCGGCTCCAAGCCGCGCACCGCGCCGAGTAAGCGGCTCCAAGCCGCGCACCGCGCCGAGTAAGCGGCTCCAAGCCGCGCACCGCGCCGAGTAAGCGGCTCCAAGCCGCGCACTGCGACGAGTAAGCGGGTCCAATCCGCGGACCGCGCCgagatggagaaataaaggagttagcattttttaaaaggaaaaagggctgcgtccttaagggtttaaaaaaaacagtcaagCCCCGCCCCAGTGgtatccgcagctgatgtcaCACTATGCGGCGCTTCCCCCCACCTCCTCCGCAGGCTTCCTGCTGACGGCGCTCCCCGGCTTtcagttcccagcagcctggtcagtGTTTCCGCCACGTAGCCTAAGTCCGTTAGACTtctcctgcggaaccaaggaggagaggtcgcGGGAAgatgatcctgggtgcacactagCGTCAGTGGGTGatcaccagcccaggagcagcggcgCGGCAGCTGGTAATCGCCTCCATGGTGACCCAGCGTCCTGAGAGCGGGACTGTGCTGCCTAagtcgggacgtctggtcacctttgTATCCTGGTTCCCTCCGTGTTCTAGTCTACGGACTGCTTGGGCTCTAGAAGGGGGTGATGAAGGACCTCACGTAATCTTCCATTCTCTTCCCAGAGCTGATAACTTCACAGTCTGCATGGAGACTGTCACGGCCGCGGCCTGGGGCCCGATGAGCGTCTGGACCGTTGCATCCTTCCTGCAGAACAAACCCTACCGCTTCGTGCTGCAGCTGATCGTGTCTCTAGGTAAGAAGCAGCGGGCGGCTATAGATCATCTCCACTGTCCTCTGGGGTCCCCCATTCTAAGCAGATGTCTAACCTGTGCACCCCCTCCCATGAGCCCCCGGGGCAGCAAGCTGTGCCCATACAGGTGTGCTATCCTCTGCACCTCTCCTTATGGTGGCACCTCATGCCGTACCGGGACCAGCTGACTTGTCTGTCTGTGTCCGCAGGGCAGCTCTATGGCGACGTCCTGTACTTCTACACAGAGTACCGAGATGGCTTTACGCACAGCGAGATGTGGCACCCGCTCTACTTCTGGTTCTACTTCGTCTTCATGAATGCGCTGTGGATCATTATTCCGTTTATTCTCATCCTGGACGCTTGGATCAACCTGAGCAAATCACAAGCAACAGCCGATTGTACCCAAGTGGCAAGCAAAACCAAGAGGGACTGAATGTGGGCAAGGGGTAGAATAGAGCAGTACTGCGAACAACCAGCAGGGGGTGAGAGACTCTGACTTGCCAGACAATATGCATAAGGAGGTTTTATCATGGCAGCACAGACTGCAAGTAATGGCAATGCCCCTAGAAACCACATCATTCCCACTTTACTTTTGTATATGAGTTAGAATACAGTTGCTATGGCAGACTTGTAATATACAATGTGTGCatatgagttacatcctgtatcatactccagagctgcactcactattctgctgctggagtcactgtgtacatacattacttatcctgtactgatcctgagttacatcctgtattataccccagagctgcactcactattctgctgctggagtcacagtatacatacattacttatcctgtactgctcctgagtcacatcctgtattatactccagagctgcactcactattctgctggtggagtcactgtgtacatacattacttatcctgtactgatcctgagttacatcttgtattatacctctgagctgcactcactattctgctggtggagtcactgtgtacatacattacttatcctgtactgatcctgagttacatcctgtattatactccagagctgcactcactattctgctggtggagtcactgtatacatacattacttatcctgtactgatcctgagttacattctgtattatactccagagctgcactcactattctgctgctggagtcactgtgtacatacattacttatcctgtactgctcctgagttacatcctgtattatactccagagctgcactcactattctgctggtggagtcactgtgtacatacattacttatcctgtactgctcctgagttacatcctgtattataccccagagctgcactcactattctgctggtggagtcactgtgtacatacattacttgtcctgaccctgagttacatcctgtattataccccagagctgcactcactattctgctggtggagtcactgtgtacatacaatacttatcctgtactgatcctgagttacatcttgtattatactccagagctgcactcactattctgctggtggagtcactgtgtacatacattacttatcctgtactgcccctgagttaaatcctgtattatactccagagctgcactcactattctgctggtggagtcactgtgtacatacattacttatcctgtactgatcctgtgttacatcctgtattataccccagagctgcactcactattctgctggtggagtcactgcgtacatacattacttatcctgtactgatcctgtattataccccagagctgcactcactattctgctggtggagttactgtgtacatacattacttatcctgtactgatcctgagttacatcctgtattataccccagagctgcactcactattctgctggtggagtcactgtgtacatacattacttatcctgtactgatcctgagttacatcctgtattatactccagagctgcactcactattctgctggtggagtcactgtgtacatacattacttatcctgtactgatcctgagttacattctgtattatactccagagctgcactcactattctgctgctggagtcactgtgtacatacattacttatcctgtactgctcctgagttacatcctgtattatactccagagctgcactcactattctgctggtggagtcactgtgtacatacattacttatcctgtactgctcctgagttacatcctgtattataccccagagctgcactcactattctgctggtggagtcactgtgtacatacattacttgtcctgaccctgagttacatcctgtattataccccagagctgcactcactattctgctggtggagtcactgtgtacatacaatacttatcctgtactgatcctgagttacatcttgtattatactccagagctgcactcactattctgctggtggagtcactgtgtacatacattacttatcctgtactgcccctgagttaaatcctgtattatactccagagctgcactcactattctgctggtggagtcactgtgtacatacattacttatcctgtactgatcctgtgttacatcctgtattataccccagagctgcactcactattctgctggtggagtcactgcgtacatacattacttatcctgtactgatcctgtattataccccagagctgcactcactattctgctggtggagttactgtgtacatacattacttatcctgtactgatcctgagttacatcctgtattataccccagagctgcactcactattctgctggtggagtcactgtgtacatacattacttatcctgtactgaccctgagttacatcctgtattatactccagagctgcactcactattctgctggtggagtcactgtgtacatacattacttatcctgtactgaccctgagttacatcctgtattatactccagagctgcactcactattctgctggtggagtcactgtgtacatacattacttatcctgtactgaccctgagttacatcctgtattataccccagagctgcactcactattctgctggtggagtcactgtgtacatacattacttatcctgtactgaccctgagttacatcctgtattataccccagagctgcactcactattctgctggtgcagtcactgtgtacatacattacttatcctgtactgctcctgagttacatcctgtattataccccagagctgcactcactattctgctggtggagtcactgtgtacacacattacttatcctatactgatcctgagttacatcctgtattataccccagagctgcactcactattctgctggtgcagtcactgtgtacatacattacttatcctgtactgatcctgagttacatcctgtattatactgcagagctgcactcactatactgctggtggagtcactgtgtacatacattacttatcctgtactgatcctgagttacatcctgtattatactgcagagctgcactcactattctgctggtggagtcactgtgtacatacattacttatcctgtactgatcctgagttacatcctgtattaggcctccttcccacgaacggatttacgccgcgttgCCCCctactattaggttctattgaacctaatagcacaatgctcacgatgcggaattccgcaccgtgaatctcccgtcctcacccgtggcatgctctatttgccgtgggtgtacgcgctaacggcttccattgcagtcaatggaagccgtccgttcacgctatctcccgctgtaacacagtggaagatagcgtgaaaacgctttcccgcctaccgccggcgcCTCACGTGACATGGCCGgcggcgtcatgtgacgcggcggtgggcggggaagcgtctttacgctatcttccgctggtaagtatggggtctctggggggctccGTGACGGGCtttgccgcggaatattccgcagcggagcccgtcacgctcgtgtgaagccggcctaagaataaccatataaagcaatataaggcccctcccccacagtccgtgatccatacacaaagtaaatgtccatatccgtgtttcctccccgccgtacacacccacacacatacacactcaacatataacacaatatacaagtatatacctaaaatataaaactaaggaaactataactacataaaccctgtaaactaCACCTCCCGGTCCAGCCGTGCcgcactgcacccacacagaacaaatggaagcaataacataaatggcataaataactgaaatagcaacataaataaccaaatacaaacagaaagaccgagccaactggcataaaactaactaaaaatatgggtttattttttttgggtccccagtgcagcttgggggccaagcctgctccaccagtccgtgcccagagttcagttcaggacgtgccaagccacaccagagttttttttttataaataccacactgtgcccgccgcagcctgggggccatgcccgctccaccagtccgtgcccagagttcaatgttcgagacgtgccaggctatggctcaaggcgtgaatcccactccccccaactccccacccaacctacctaccacccaaaacgtgaatatatacaatatatacaaaaccataatacactccaaccaacatacataatatatactatatacataacccgaaagcctaaggtcggctctcctgcagccctacttcattccattttgcccaattcaaaacaaaaagcttcatggtgcactcacagccccccaccaggattggaggtgataagccgggcacagacatcacaatgtactatcccttgaatttaaaaaaaaggtctccctattctttccctaatttgccctagactgtccttagtctgaccctcagtctgacccttcagggaaacctgtccctgccctaccctcctctctccctatcctgtccctcctctctccctatcctgtccctcctctctccctatcctgtccctcctctctccctatcctgtccctcctctctccctatcctgtccctcctctctccctatcctgtccctcctctctccctatcctatccctcctctctccctatcctgtccctcctctctccctatcctgtccctcctctcttcctactctgcccctagaagattaagaaaacactgtccctaacgaaaaacaagccctctccataggagagaagccttagatgtgcccagcctctcatactccaaagaacgcaccttcaccaggtcacccaggatgttcctacagaccgtatccacggggaggactttcagttccgtcgagatcaggcaccgtgcactccagatgtggaacctgaccactaggctaactaggaataaagtgcagcggtcccggccaccaaggcctctgaaggctccataagcccactccgcataggagaggtgtgccagctgacgccagcctatggagacccctacccgttggtatacctctgtattaaaggggcactgaagcaggaaatgctccatgctttccagcacgtcgctgcactcctgacgggggcaacccctgtcaatcagaggcctgctcttcaagttaccccttacatacagtctcccgtgaaagcagcaccaagccaagtcccaaaacttcaaggggacccgggttgaattcagcaaacgtaaccctccctccaggtcccgacttgggcagtccttgagcgccaggggcttctggaaatgggtcaacaggactctttcgtcgaggagcctcctcgtcagagtcttGATCTCCcatatccccagaccccaccggcgtatcaccttcagtaCCAAGGTAACGTAAGCCGAGAGATATCCGTTCTGCGTGCGAAGGttcttcactcgccctcctgtctctcgttcctggaagaaaggccgaaaccatccctggcaggagtagacccacggaggagccctctcttgccagaggttacctatgttgatcttaaaaaggTGTccacaagaaacaccacggggttgaccatagacaacccccctagtctccttgtgcggtatgtaacatctctccttatcaggatcaacctgttcccccacaacattaggaagaacaggttgtagacccgggtccagagaggctctggcaaaatgcatacgctgcccaggtagatgaataaagggagaaggtatgttttgatcaggctaactctttcccgaagggttaaagaccaacccttccactgattgacCTTCTGAGTGGCAACGTCCAacctgtccacccaattttgcatggggtaatccccctggccaaatttgatgccaagaacttttactgaagtatggggcaccggaagggtgtccgggagatcaaacgtaggttcccccttcctaaccagagactttcgcacttaacCCAGTTGACCCTGGAtccagatgcctctgagtagccatccacctttgacaccacaaactccgcctcctcccttgaggatacgaagagcgtgacatcatcggcgtatgccactgccctcagggtagcctccggcaccgcccggtccatcccgacccctgctataggtccacgatcaaccctcctaaggaagggatctatcgcaaacacatacaacaggggacttagaggacagccctgactgACGccagaccccacctcaaaaggctggccaagccaaccgttcaccagcagGAAAGTCTTAACCCCTTGCATGCAATGTTCGCacccaatcaacaaaccccactggcaagCCGtacctcagaagaacagaccagaggtactcgtgattaacccgatcaaacgctttggcctgatccaaagacagcaggtacccctcccagtgaccagccctaccctgctccactgcctcccggacaccgagaacagcgccaAGTGTGCtatggcctggaacagagcaatgctgggacCCCGAGAGGAGCCgaggtgcaaacttgaccaaccgattaaaccgcacttttgccagaaccttcctgtccgcattgagaagcgctatgggacgccagttctcaatacagctcgagtctttaccctttgacagaaggatcaaagttgacctcctcattgactttggcagagtgcctgagagaagacactcatttaattgctctgtcaagaggggactcaagaggtccttgaaggtcttataatactcggatgttaggccatccggtcctggcggttttttttttgagccggagcccatcaatcgccagtttaacttcctctattctgatctctcctgtcaaaacatcaagagaagtGGCTACCCCCGGCTCatggacagtttcagccaggaaagccgacatcacttccaaatctagatccctctttcccaagagttgcgagtagtaggatctgacgacctccagaatccctgatctggatcgattcagggaccccgtactgtcaatcagtccagtgaccactttactattcactgacatcctacagtttctataaaggtcgggcgagcggtacttcccgaaatccctctcaaaaaccaaggatgtgtCTAtcatactggcacttcttgagcaaagatttcactctggagatctcctcgcaactacctccagtcgaaacgagatgttcgagtttcctcctcaggccgttgtacaggcgttacctgtccaggcatctaaggTTTTAGAGCTCTCGaaagaaccttgccgccctcctcttgaacatctcccaccactctgacttactactacagagatccagtaatggtacctggctctgcagaaaatcctcaaaggactgtcttatctctgcttcctccaggagtgatgaattcagtctcctaaaacctctgcccatccgggggggttctgcaacattcagagaaaacaatattagacagtggtcggagaattccacctcaacaacggacactggtgaagagatggcttcctcctgcaaataaaacctgtctattctagacccaCTCATACCTcctataaaaggtgaatccctcgtggcctggggtgtgccggatgtggacatccaccaggcgagcttcgctagctacgcTATTCAGTGCGACGCCGTCAAAagccaaccgcctgtctccagagcctcccctatcgcgggctctcatGACGGTAttgaagtcacctccaaagacaacttggcggctggtaaaaaggtagggcttgatcctcataaagagactcttcctgtccttttttgactggggaccgtagatgtttacaagtctcaattcttgtcccttcgtgaggacatctaagatcaggcaccttcccatttctaattcaattactcgtcggcattcgaccgctgcggtaaaaagtaccgccactccgctatacggctcggccgcaagagaccagtaggaagggcctgacttccactccctttttgccttatgtatggctgccaaatcagacagcctggtctcctgcaaaaataaaatgtcggcttcaacgcggccgagaaaatcaaaggccacaaatctagccgtatctgacttaatgctggcaacgttaattgatgccagagtcagcggagtgggtgccgccatcatgagtgattaaattagatggctttcttcctcacacccgcttcctcgggggtcagaggaaagccccttgcctcttttttttggacacagatgtgtccatagcaggggatcccccgaccccgtcgtccttgtttccaggttccagagtagcctccaccccagAAGGAACTATGCCCTCATGAGGTGGAGACTCAGTGCCTGAGtgtgcccgggtgttggtagggaccatacggtctcccccctttgctcccggaaggcccctaagccgtgtctctctatccagagagataggtccacctctctGCCTCCAACTGTATTCAAACTCTCCCCCTTCCGCAAAGCCTCgaggagacgctgttgcaaaacgccctccctagagcccgGAGACAAggagcccccccttccccctccagcggcgacactgacataactcctaccaggtgttgtcgccgccggaggggcgactgtAACCTGTAACCCCTCTTGCCTTACTACATTACCATCCCTTGAACCTCCACCCAAACCAGCAACCACTTGTGTGGCATCACCGTTGCCAGATGTACCCGAGGTGCCTGAAGACACAGCAACAACAGAGGCACAACCAGCACCCCCAGTATCCTCTCCCCCATCCCCAGCATTCTCTCACATTCACTCTTTTAGCTGGATCTGGACTTTGGGTCTTGGCCTTTCCAGAGGTAGATGGGAGCACCTcatcagttttgtttttattgttattcttgtttttccctttttggcCTCCACATCGCTGGAAGCCCAGGATCCTACTTGGCCAGGAGCCCCCTCTGCATCACAGGCCCCATTTGCAACGTTGcctgtggcaccgctgccactcttCATGCCTGTGCCACCGCTGCCACTCTCCTTGCCATCACTTCGGTCACCTCCAGCTGTACTGGCCTTTCCTGCGCCATTCTTTCTGAccctgtgttagttggtaatCGGGACAGAGAgaacagggggtctgaccagctcaGCCCTTTTCTTCCCAACGCCCTGCTCCTGGCCCACCCCAGAACCTGAGTTAGGGGGGGTTCTTTGGGTCAGAGCCCTGATCCAACTTTTCAGCAGGACCAGCACTCTCAGGGACCGACACAAACACCAGCTTCTCCTGCACCTTCTCCGGTTTCTTTTTCTGCTTTTTACAGACCACCGAGTCCTTCACTGGCAAATCATTGCTGAATAGAAAGCCCCCCATATCCGGAGGGGCTTCcagctgtggggtcttctgcacttgtagCG
Protein-coding sequences here:
- the EBP gene encoding 3-beta-hydroxysteroid-Delta(8),Delta(7)-isomerase — encoded protein: MAAQSGSPVPHPYWPRDLQMEGYRPNERPVWQILAFLFSASGALLAATWLLTNRVAGMSTARRLAVCWFAVCGFIHGVIEGWFSLYYPVIPADQAFLSQLWKEYGKGDSRYMIADNFTVCMETVTAAAWGPMSVWTVASFLQNKPYRFVLQLIVSLGQLYGDVLYFYTEYRDGFTHSEMWHPLYFWFYFVFMNALWIIIPFILILDAWINLSKSQATADCTQVASKTKRD